A single genomic interval of Zingiber officinale cultivar Zhangliang chromosome 4A, Zo_v1.1, whole genome shotgun sequence harbors:
- the LOC121969932 gene encoding uncharacterized protein LOC121969932, whose amino-acid sequence MDAAEWWLQYGGSAPNLKKIAVQILSQTTSSSGCERNWSTFSLIHTKVRNRLSYRRFEKMVYVHYNMRLQLRAITEEQELKKQESSDVDPFDIGFVQTEDDPMMDWWSAVEAENPLLDETGDPPRPSQFLTQEIEKIQARGDVSEEYNDEAFDQEFRFSGSRPRRSQSSQPQSQPKSADKDKGKTPAIFTQEKRKVKTPAFKESGPLRISKNPLNAIDEQEHDDSDETSSPSDTIVRREVRNDDSDVISSASTNGSDGSGDASGGCSTYVPSTPAPEPWTCEKDYTHATQDKDHRGRIIKSQYQRRSKGDKQKKAHDYHDMRESLAEIDSDRSSSYSQPSYYSSDASYGDPSYQSSGTYAYPYPVPVPVPVLIPVVSVQIQLSVVNRDMLMDMWRNQYQYCMSWDDYLIWALENYGVDLTRMLQEPMLQSDSCHSFWY is encoded by the exons ATGGATGCAG CTGAGTGGTGGTTACAATATGGAGGATCAGCCCCAAATTTAAAAAAGATTGCAGTACAAATTCTCTCACAGACAACGTCTTCAAGTGGTTGCGAAAGAAATTGGTCAACTTTCTCCCTCATTCATACAAAAGTACGCAATCGTTTATCTTATCGTCGCTTCGAGAAGATGGTCTACGTTCATTATAATATGCGTCTTCAACTAAGAGCGAttacagaagaacaagaactgAAAAAACAAGAATCTAGTGATGTAGACCcatttgatattggatttgtccaAACTGAGGATGATCCAATGATGGATTGGTGGAGTGCTGTGGAGGCTGAGAATCCCTTACTTGATGAAACTGGAGATCCACCACGACCATCTCAATTTCTTACTCAAGAGATTGAAAAAATACAAGCTAGAGGAGATGTCAGCGAAGAATATAATGATGAGGCTTTTGACCAAGAATTTCGATTTTCCGGATCACGACCGAGACGTTCTCAATCATCTCAACCTCAAAGTCAACCAAAGTCCGCAGATAAAGACAAAGGTAAAACTCCTGCAATTTTTactcaagagaaaagaaaagtcaAAACTCCTGCTTTTAAAGAAAGTGGTCCATTGAGAATTAGTAAAAATCCACTCAATGCAATTGATGAGCAAGAGCATGATGATAGTGATGAAACATCATCACCTTCTGACACTATAGTCCGACGAGAAGTTCGAAATGATGATAGTGATGTCATTAGCAGTGCAAGTACTAATGGAAGTGATGGCAGTGGTGATGCATCTGGTGGCTGTAGCACTTATGTTCCTTCTACTCCGGCACCGGAGCCTTGGACATGTGAGAAAGATTACACACATGCAACCCAAGATAAAGATCATAGAGGTAGAATTATTAAATCTCAGTATCAACGTCGATCTAAGGGTGACAAACAAAAGAAAGCTCATGATTATCATGATATGCGGGAGAGTTTAGCTGAGATTGATTCTGATCGAAGTTCATCGTACTCTCAACCTTCTTATTATAGTTCTGATGCATCATATGGTGATCCATCATATCAGAGCTCAGGGACGTATGCTTATCCTTATCCTGTGCCTGTACCTGTACCAGTCCTAATTCCAGTGGTGTCAGTTCAAATTCAACTTTCAGTGGTCAATCGAGACATGCTGATGGACATGTGgagaaatcaatatcaatattgcatgtcatgggatgattatttaatctgggcaTTGGAAAACTATGGAGTTGATTTAACCAGAATGTTGCAAGAACCAATGCTTCAATCTGATTCATGTCATTCCTTTTGGTATTAG